One genomic segment of Pseudomonas fortuita includes these proteins:
- the soxR gene encoding redox-sensitive transcriptional activator SoxR produces the protein MAADNTRMLTVGEVARRSGVAVSALHFYETKGLIASVRTAGNQRRFPSLVLRTLAIIKVAQRTGIPLEEIRQAFSRYAPNSKLTAAQWGEMSTAWREDLNARIRTLEALRDSLDNCIGCGCLSLEDCPLRNPEDVLGKEGTGARILEKKAR, from the coding sequence ATGGCAGCGGACAACACGCGGATGCTCACTGTGGGTGAAGTGGCCAGGCGCAGCGGCGTGGCGGTGTCTGCGCTGCACTTCTACGAGACCAAGGGGCTGATCGCCAGCGTGCGCACGGCTGGCAACCAGCGCCGCTTTCCCTCACTGGTGCTGCGTACACTGGCGATCATCAAGGTGGCGCAGCGCACGGGTATTCCGCTGGAGGAAATCAGGCAGGCGTTCAGCCGCTATGCGCCCAACAGCAAGCTTACGGCGGCGCAATGGGGTGAGATGTCCACCGCCTGGCGCGAAGACCTGAACGCCCGCATCCGCACGCTGGAGGCGCTGCGCGACAGCCTCGACAACTGCATTGGTTGCGGTTGCCTGTCGCTGGAAGACTGCCCGCTGCGCAACCCCGAGGATGTGCTGGGCAAGGAAGGTACCGGGGCACGGATTCTGGAGAAGAAGGCCC
- a CDS encoding efflux RND transporter periplasmic adaptor subunit, which translates to MNKRTLLAWAGAVAGVLAACYALVGSGSAPPAAAAWPATRVALATAEQVPLARQHFASGELEAVNQVQVAAETAGRITRIAFESGQAVTAGQLLVQLNDAPEQAQRVQLRAKLRNANVVLQRSRKLRAMNVVSQELLDNAATAVDVASGELQHVEALIAQKAIRAPFTGKLGIRRVHQGQYLGAGEAIVSLADISQLHVNFAVGEQAAPEVHVGQVLALTLDAVPGQGFQARVVAVDPVVSKARLVQVQAALPNPDGQLQPGMYAGVRLDAVQPSTVLAVPETAITYAAYGQTVFVATQDAAHGTRVSRVRVTTGERWQGRVEVTSGLAPGDRVVVSGQLKLSDGMSVEPVAQDSLQANLGGRQR; encoded by the coding sequence ATGAACAAACGGACGTTACTGGCCTGGGCTGGCGCTGTAGCCGGTGTGCTGGCTGCTTGCTATGCGTTAGTGGGTAGCGGTTCGGCGCCACCCGCCGCGGCGGCGTGGCCGGCGACCAGGGTGGCGCTGGCCACGGCCGAGCAGGTGCCACTGGCGCGGCAGCACTTTGCTTCGGGGGAGCTGGAGGCGGTCAACCAGGTGCAGGTAGCGGCCGAGACGGCGGGGCGCATTACCCGCATTGCCTTCGAGTCGGGGCAGGCGGTAACCGCCGGGCAGTTGCTGGTGCAGTTGAACGACGCGCCGGAGCAGGCCCAGCGGGTGCAGTTGCGGGCGAAATTGCGTAACGCTAACGTGGTGCTGCAGCGCAGCCGCAAGCTGCGGGCGATGAATGTCGTGTCGCAAGAGTTGCTGGACAACGCCGCCACCGCCGTGGACGTGGCCAGCGGGGAGCTGCAGCATGTCGAAGCGCTGATCGCGCAGAAGGCCATTCGCGCACCGTTTACCGGCAAGCTGGGCATTCGGCGGGTGCATCAGGGCCAATACCTGGGCGCCGGCGAGGCCATCGTCAGCCTGGCCGACATCAGCCAGTTGCATGTGAATTTTGCCGTGGGCGAGCAGGCCGCCCCCGAAGTGCACGTCGGGCAAGTGCTGGCACTGACGCTGGACGCCGTACCCGGGCAAGGCTTCCAGGCCCGGGTGGTGGCGGTCGATCCGGTGGTCAGCAAGGCGCGCCTGGTGCAGGTGCAGGCAGCCTTGCCGAACCCGGACGGGCAGTTACAGCCGGGCATGTACGCTGGCGTGCGCCTGGATGCTGTGCAGCCTTCGACTGTATTGGCGGTGCCGGAAACCGCGATCACCTACGCCGCCTATGGCCAGACAGTATTCGTTGCCACTCAGGACGCGGCGCATGGTACCCGGGTCAGCAGGGTGCGGGTAACCACGGGTGAGCGCTGGCAGGGGCGGGTGGAGGTTACCTCCGGCCTGGCGCCCGGTGACCGGGTGGTGGTGTCTGGCCAGTTGAAGCTGAGCGACGGCATGTCGGTCGAGCCGGTGGCGCAGGACAGCTTGCAGGCCAACCTCGGAGGCCGGCAGCGGTGA
- a CDS encoding MexW/MexI family multidrug efflux RND transporter permease subunit has product MKFTDLFVRRPVLALVVSSLIILMGLFAMGKLPIRQYPLLASSTITISTEYPGASAELMQGFVTQPITQAVSSVEGIDYLSSSSQQGRSLITLRMVLNRDSTQALAETMAKVNQVRYRLPEKAYDPVVELSAGDSTAVAYVGFSSSSVSIPELSDYLSRVVEPQFSGIDGVAKVQSFGGQRLAMRLWLDSEQMAGRGVTAADVAQAVRANNYQATPGQVRGQYVLADIQVDTDLTRVEDFRELIIRNHGTDLVRLRDVGTVELSAAATQTSATMDGKPAVHLGLFPTPAGNPLVIVEGIRQLLPQIQQTLPPGVKVALAYETARFIDASIHEVLRTLVEAMLIVVLVIWLCLGSLRSVLIAVVAIPLSMLGAAGLMLMFGFSLNLLTLLAMVLAIGLVVDDAIVVVENVHRHIEEGKSPVAAALAGAREIAGPVIAMTLTLAAVYAPIGLMGGLTGTLFREFALTLAGAVIVSGIVALTLSPVMSSLLLQPGQQHGAMANMADRLFAALTGAYGQVLAYSLAHRWISAGVALLVCLSLPWLYLLPQRELAPPEDQAAVLTAIKSPQHASLEYAERFALKLDQVMKSIAETTDTWIINGTDGPAASFGGINLSAWQARERSAAQVQAQLQQAVADIEGSSIFAFQVASLPGSSGGLPVQMVLRSAQDYPELYQTMEVLKQRARDSGLFAVVDSDLDYNNPVVKVRVDRAKAASLGISMQAIGESLGVLVGEQYLNRFALFGRAYDVIPQSIQDQRLTPAALNRQYVRAEEGSLVPLATVVHLDLEVAPNRLLQFDQQNASTLQAIPAPGVSMGNAVAFLEQLTAELPPGFSHDWQSESRQYVQEGFALMWAFLAALVVIYLVLAAQYESLVDPLIILVTVPLSICGALLPLALGWATLNIYTQIGLVTLIGLISKHGILMVEFANEIQVRDNLDRAAAIVRAAQIRLRPVLMTTAAMTFGVLPLLFASGAGANSRFGLGVVIVCGMLVGTLFTLFVLPTLYAWLARDHRVTTVRGQQLLEADRVLGM; this is encoded by the coding sequence GTGAAATTTACCGATCTCTTCGTGCGCCGCCCGGTGCTGGCGCTGGTGGTCAGCAGCCTGATCATCCTGATGGGGCTGTTTGCCATGGGCAAGTTGCCGATCCGTCAGTACCCGTTGCTGGCAAGCTCGACCATTACCATCAGCACCGAGTACCCCGGCGCTTCTGCCGAGCTGATGCAGGGCTTCGTGACCCAGCCGATTACCCAGGCGGTGTCGTCGGTCGAGGGCATCGACTACCTGTCCTCGTCGTCGCAGCAGGGGCGCAGCCTGATCACCTTGCGCATGGTGCTCAACCGCGACTCGACCCAGGCGCTGGCCGAGACCATGGCCAAGGTCAACCAGGTGCGCTATCGCCTGCCGGAAAAGGCGTACGACCCGGTGGTGGAGCTGTCGGCAGGCGACTCCACCGCCGTGGCCTATGTGGGTTTTTCCAGCTCCAGCGTGTCGATCCCGGAGCTGAGCGATTACCTGTCGCGGGTGGTGGAGCCGCAGTTCTCAGGCATCGACGGCGTGGCCAAGGTGCAGTCGTTCGGTGGGCAACGCCTGGCCATGCGCCTGTGGCTGGACAGCGAGCAGATGGCCGGGCGCGGGGTGACGGCAGCGGACGTGGCGCAGGCGGTGCGGGCCAACAACTACCAAGCGACGCCGGGCCAGGTGCGTGGGCAGTACGTGCTGGCCGATATCCAGGTGGACACCGACCTGACCCGGGTCGAGGACTTCCGTGAGCTGATCATCCGCAACCATGGCACCGACCTGGTGCGCCTGCGCGATGTCGGCACCGTCGAGCTCAGTGCGGCGGCCACCCAGACCAGCGCTACCATGGACGGCAAGCCTGCCGTGCACCTGGGGCTGTTCCCCACGCCGGCCGGCAACCCGCTGGTGATTGTCGAGGGCATTCGCCAGCTGCTGCCGCAAATCCAGCAGACCCTGCCGCCTGGGGTGAAGGTGGCGCTGGCCTATGAGACTGCGCGCTTCATCGATGCTTCGATCCATGAGGTGTTGCGCACCCTGGTGGAGGCGATGCTGATCGTGGTGCTGGTGATCTGGTTGTGCCTGGGTTCGTTGCGCAGTGTGCTGATCGCGGTGGTGGCCATTCCGCTGTCGATGCTCGGTGCCGCGGGCCTGATGCTGATGTTCGGCTTCAGTCTCAATCTGCTGACCTTGCTGGCGATGGTGCTGGCCATCGGTCTGGTGGTGGACGATGCCATCGTGGTGGTGGAGAACGTGCACCGGCATATCGAAGAGGGCAAGTCGCCGGTTGCTGCGGCATTGGCCGGGGCGCGGGAAATCGCCGGGCCGGTCATTGCCATGACCCTGACCTTGGCGGCGGTGTATGCGCCGATCGGGCTGATGGGCGGGCTGACCGGCACGCTGTTCCGCGAATTCGCCCTGACCTTGGCGGGGGCGGTGATCGTGTCCGGCATTGTGGCGCTGACCTTGTCGCCGGTGATGAGCTCGTTGCTGTTGCAACCCGGGCAGCAGCATGGCGCGATGGCCAACATGGCCGATCGGTTGTTTGCTGCTTTGACCGGGGCCTATGGACAAGTGCTGGCCTACTCCCTGGCGCATCGCTGGATCAGCGCTGGTGTGGCGCTGCTGGTGTGCCTGAGCCTGCCCTGGCTTTACCTGCTGCCCCAACGCGAGCTGGCGCCACCCGAGGATCAGGCCGCGGTGCTGACCGCCATCAAGTCGCCGCAGCATGCCAGCCTCGAATATGCGGAACGCTTTGCGCTGAAGCTCGACCAGGTGATGAAGTCCATCGCCGAAACCACCGACACCTGGATCATCAACGGCACCGACGGCCCGGCCGCCAGTTTCGGGGGCATCAACCTCAGCGCCTGGCAGGCGCGCGAGCGGTCCGCGGCACAGGTGCAGGCACAGCTGCAGCAGGCCGTGGCGGATATCGAAGGCAGCAGCATCTTCGCCTTCCAGGTCGCTTCGCTGCCGGGCTCCAGTGGTGGCCTGCCGGTGCAGATGGTGCTGCGCAGCGCCCAGGATTACCCCGAGCTGTACCAGACCATGGAAGTGCTCAAGCAACGCGCCCGCGACAGCGGCCTGTTTGCCGTGGTGGACAGCGACCTCGACTACAACAACCCGGTGGTCAAGGTGCGTGTCGACCGGGCCAAGGCGGCCAGCCTGGGCATCAGCATGCAGGCCATTGGCGAGTCGCTGGGGGTGCTGGTGGGCGAGCAATACCTCAACCGCTTTGCCCTGTTCGGGCGCGCCTATGATGTGATCCCGCAGAGTATCCAAGACCAGCGCCTGACGCCTGCGGCGCTGAACCGCCAGTATGTGCGCGCCGAAGAGGGCAGCCTGGTGCCGCTGGCCACGGTGGTGCACCTGGATCTCGAAGTGGCGCCCAACCGCCTGTTGCAGTTCGACCAGCAGAACGCCAGTACCCTGCAGGCAATCCCGGCCCCGGGTGTGTCGATGGGCAATGCCGTGGCCTTTCTCGAACAGCTCACCGCCGAGTTGCCACCGGGCTTCAGCCACGACTGGCAATCGGAATCGCGCCAGTATGTGCAGGAAGGCTTTGCCTTGATGTGGGCGTTTCTTGCTGCCCTGGTGGTGATCTACCTGGTGCTGGCGGCGCAGTACGAAAGCCTGGTTGACCCACTGATCATCCTGGTGACTGTGCCGCTGTCGATCTGCGGTGCGCTGCTGCCGCTGGCGCTGGGCTGGGCCACGCTGAACATTTACACGCAGATTGGCCTGGTGACGCTGATCGGCCTGATCAGCAAGCACGGTATCCTGATGGTGGAGTTCGCCAACGAGATCCAGGTGCGCGACAACCTCGACCGTGCTGCCGCCATTGTCCGTGCCGCGCAGATACGTTTGCGGCCGGTGCTGATGACCACCGCAGCGATGACCTTTGGCGTGCTGCCGCTGCTGTTTGCCAGCGGCGCCGGGGCCAACAGCCGCTTCGGGCTGGGGGTGGTGATTGTGTGCGGGATGCTGGTGGGCACCTTGTTTACCTTGTTCGTGCTGCCGACCCTCTATGCCTGGCTGGCGCGCGATCACCGGGTGACCACGGTGCGGGGGCAGCAGTTGCTGGAGGCCGATCGGGTGTTGGGCATGTGA
- a CDS encoding GntR family transcriptional regulator — translation MNPTRYSTVAKDLMDGIANGRYPVGSLLPTEFELCDLYDVSRHTVRAAINQLLDQGLVSRRKRVGTRVEASSPRGGYSQSLASVADLAHLAETQQREIQDVRHFVADLSEAARLGLVPGEHYFCVSSIRVDRLHNAAPLCWIDVYAQRDYAEVIERAREHPDQLIAGLIEQHVGRSIAVVDQQVRAVLLTAELAKALKAEAGSPGLKIIRQYREENGDLMAVSETVHPDDRFTLVTQMRRVRSPS, via the coding sequence ATGAACCCGACGCGCTACTCCACCGTGGCAAAGGACTTGATGGATGGCATCGCCAACGGCCGCTACCCGGTGGGCAGCCTGCTGCCGACCGAGTTCGAGCTGTGCGACCTTTACGATGTGAGCCGGCACACGGTGCGCGCCGCGATCAACCAGCTGCTCGACCAGGGGCTGGTGTCGCGGCGCAAGCGCGTAGGCACCCGGGTAGAGGCCAGCAGCCCGCGCGGCGGCTATTCGCAGTCGCTGGCCAGCGTGGCCGACCTGGCCCACCTGGCCGAAACCCAGCAGCGGGAAATCCAGGACGTGCGCCATTTCGTCGCCGACCTGAGCGAGGCGGCGCGGCTGGGGCTGGTACCGGGGGAGCACTACTTTTGCGTGTCGAGCATCCGCGTCGACCGCCTGCACAATGCCGCACCGCTGTGCTGGATCGATGTGTACGCACAGCGCGACTATGCCGAGGTCATCGAGCGGGCCCGCGAGCACCCCGACCAGCTGATTGCAGGGCTGATCGAGCAGCACGTTGGCCGGTCAATCGCGGTGGTCGACCAGCAGGTACGGGCAGTGTTGCTGACGGCAGAGCTGGCCAAAGCACTGAAGGCCGAGGCGGGTTCACCGGGGCTGAAAATCATCCGCCAGTACCGCGAGGAAAACGGTGATTTGATGGCGGTTTCCGAAACCGTGCACCCGGATGACCGCTTCACCCTGGTGACCCAGATGCGCCGGGTTCGCTCACCGTCCTGA